Proteins encoded in a region of the Sander lucioperca isolate FBNREF2018 chromosome 18, SLUC_FBN_1.2, whole genome shotgun sequence genome:
- the ppp2r3a gene encoding serine/threonine-protein phosphatase 2A regulatory subunit B'' subunit alpha isoform X1, with amino-acid sequence MAAAYRVVVSSVSCYNSVVVDRRTHSHAVHYCSGPCGALSQGLDCTVAHRGTCSELLAAEAAYSDPNSSLIHSHNIATQQLSNHGKMTVTMDASYNGGIERADSSGNLSLGEDSPTWRGKKAPSGGGLSGNLSSSSSLKDITEEAINLASGKLKEFSFDKLRLSSSSHVTFRKGRKVRPDSLSRRSTDLEIIYGHFSSNITANGTANGMTNGTGTSNDENLPPFVPGKVAGLEETKLKGSTAILSAITKVSGGSTSSLSSIGSLDQSLNTVASLYRNTLGEENLIARLLEKTRAEAGTGGAGGEDIRACLDILLKCSEDLKKCTDIIKQCIRHKAGGGPEDGGASPESVYRAVMTRLSSYLKRLPLELEGIGSLGGSGQGGQGAHGSGHSDLAELVNTLHSIQQGPYSPIFGNEQPPRYEDVVLSPPIPKTVPHSALSTPSSVSSSSSSSLKSDSIHNKPVQSSPSRTTLLTNGLQHPHPSSITQHTLSPPTMTCTPSSSTPTHSPSPLHISPTPPYTHTPPASPMEALYIEEEEADVGKTPELIPQQTHTPTRGVNTTQNNNGITLGQHMHLSHPHTLHNNSNTLPASTGYNPIWPSSASLTVSAPKAAAHRNDDIDKLLMDLENLSQSMSHPKDTEPPLPAKTRKREGGQGFTSSEALTKMAQFQVQKPANHLAMNGPTSRTSQSLTPPQGENSEAVVGEEEDGALLLRILESIESFAQELVDSGAGSTGSAERKSGKEREVMRLLQDTLATTGRADTPLECTNPPAAPTAPSMHTNAAVQIPAIPPKHYLANAPAVSPPPTPITEVSEAACNATSEAASKSTPEAAPKPLPTPIPEPIAESTDKVTEASTGDTAPTTIPAPVMSAPASLHSSTHSAEPTPVAAPEAPVPVAIPTVEATRDADVAVGDPATVKDTGSTLLIQQTPEVIRVQSKLEKKPGTPPPAPTLSTVTPPPTPRSPSPPPAPVIVSPPPPAINIPRFYYPRGLPAMGPTTNHDAAIAAIETAFTEFEEEKADIYEMGKIAKACGCPLYWKAPMFYSAGGERTGFVSVHSFIATWRKLLHSCHDDASRFISLLAKPSCRYLEQEDLIPLLQDIVDTHPGLTFLKDAPEFHSRYITTVIQRIFYVVNRSWTGRMTMMELRRSNFLQTLALLEEEDDINQITDYFSYEHFYVIYCKFWELDADHDLYIDPKDLARYNDHASSNRIIERLFSGAVTRGNAVQREGRMSYAEFVWFLMSEEDKKNPTSIEYWFRCMDLDGDGILSMFELEYFYEEQCERMERMGIEPLPFQDLLCQMLDLVKPESSGKITLGDLKRCRMAHIFFDTFFNLEKYLDHEQRDPFAVQKDIDSEGPEPSDWDKYASEEYEILVAEETANEQLHDGSFDDDYESEELQVPEEIGNKMEKLVISDLSA; translated from the exons ATGGCAGCAGCCTATCGTGTAGTGGTGAGCAGTGTGAGCTGCTACAACAGTGTGGTAGTGGACCGGCGCACTCACTCCCATGCTGTGCACTACTGCTCAGGGCCATGTGGGGCGCTGTCCCAGGGACTAGACTGTACTGTCGCACACCGCGGCACCTGTTCCGAGCTGCTAGCTGCTGAAGCTGCATACAGTGACCCAAACAGCTCACTCATACACTCCCATAACATCGCCACTCAACAACTTTCCAACCATGGTAAAATGACTGTTACCATGGATGCTAGTTATAATGGTGGTATAGAGAGGGCGGACAGCAGTGGCAATTTGTCTTTAGGGGAGGACAGCCCCACATGGCGCGGTAAAAAGGCCCCCAGTGGCGGAGGATTGAGTGGGAACCTGAGCTCCTCTAGCAGTCTGAAGGACATCACCGAAGAGGCCATCAACCTGGCCAGTGGTAAGCTCAAAGAGTTTTCTTTTGACAAGCTCCgcctctcttcctccagccACGTCACCTTCCGAAAAGGTCGTAAAGTCCGTCCTGACTCTCTCAGCCGCCGCTCCACCGACCTGGAGATCATCTATGGCCACTTCAGCTCCAACATCACCGCAAACGGAACTGCTAATGGCATGACAAATGGCACGGGTACATCCAATGATGAGAACCTGCCACCATTTGTGCCAGGGAAGGTAGCAGGCCTCGAGGAGACAAAGCTAAAGGGCAGCACAGCCATCTTGTCGGCCATCACCAAAGTGAGTGGTGGATCAACAAGCAGCCTATCGAGTATTGGGTCTTTGGACCAAAGTCTGAACACAGTGGCCTCCCTGTACCGCAACACCCTGGGAGAGGAGAACCTAATTGCCCGTCTGCTAGAGAAGACAAGAGCGGAGGCGGGCACTGGTGGAGCAGGCGGGGAGGACATCCGTGCCTGCCTTGACATCCTGCTCAAATGTTCTgaagatttaaagaaatgcaccGACATCATCAAGCAGTGCATCAGACACAAAGCTGGTGGAGGGCCAGAGGATGGAGGAGCCAGTCCTGAAAGTGTATATCGGGCTGTGATGACCCGACTCAGCTCCTATTTGAAGAGATTACCTCTGGAGCTGGAGGGAATTGGAAGTTTGGGAGGCAGTGGGCAAGGGGGTCAGGGTGCGCATGGAAGCGGGCACAGCGATCTGGCTGAGCTGGTCAACACTCTTCACTCCATCCAGCAAGGACCATACTCTCCAATATTTGGCAATGAGCAACCTCCTCGCTATGAGGATGTGGTGCTGTCACCTCCCATCCCAAAGACTGTTCCTCATTCGGCATTGTCTACTCCATCCTCTGTttcatcttcctcctcatcttcttTGAAATCAGACTCCATCCATAACAAACCAGTCCAAAGTTCCCCTTCCAGAACCACTCTACTTACCAATGGACTACAACATCCACACCCTTCTTCtatcacacaacacacactctcccCCCCAACTATGACATGCACTCCATCCAGCTCCACTCCAACACACTCTCCTTCCCCTCTTCATATCTCCCCGACCCCACCTTATACACACACTCCTCCAGCATCCCCCATGGAAGCTCTTTAtattgaggaggaggaagcagaTGTGGGAAAGACACCGGAACTAATcccacaacagacacacactccaACCAGAGGGGTGAACACAACCCAGAACAATAATGGGATAACATTGGGTCAACATATGCACCTGTCCcatccacacacactccatAACAATTCAAATACCTTGCCGGCCAGCACTGGCTACAACCCTATTTGGCCTTCTTCTGCCTCACTAACCGTCTCAGCACCCAAAGCTGCCGCACACAGGAATGATGACATTGACAAGCTGCTGATGGACTTGGAGAATCTGTCTCAGAGTATGAGCCACCCCAAGGACACTGAGCCTCCTCTTCCAGCCAAAACCAggaagagagaaggaggccAAGGATTCACTTCCAGTGAGGCCCTTACTAAAATGGCCCAGTTCCAAGTCCAAAAGCCAGCCAACCACCTAGCCATGAATGGCCCTACCTCCAGGACTTCCCAGAGTCTCACTCCTCCCCAGGGAGAGAACAGTGAAGCTGTggtgggagaggaggaggatggggCACTGCTGCTGAGGATCCTGGAGAGCATTGAGAGTTTTGCCCAGGAGCTAGTGGATTCTGGGGCGGGGAGCACAGGGAGTGCTGAGAGGAAGAGTGGAAAGGAGCGGGAGGTGATGAGGCTCCTGCAAGATACACTGGCCACCACTGGCAGGGCTGATACCCCTCTGGAGTGCACAAACCCACCAGCTGCTCCCACTGCTCCATCTATGCACACAAATGCAGCTGTACAAATCCCAGCTATACCGCCAAAACATTACCTGGCAAATGCACCTGCAGTTTCACCTCCACCGACACCTATAACTGAAGTATCTGAAGCTGCGTGCAATGCTACATCTGAAGCTGCATCTAAATCTACACCTGAAGCTGCCCCTAAACCTCTGCCTACACCCATACCTGAGCCTATTGCTGAGTCTACAGATAAAGTTACAGAAGCCTCTACAGGTGACACTGCTCCTACAACAATCCCTGCACCTGTAATGTCTGCTCCTGCAAGCTTGCATTCCTCCACTCATTCAGCTGAACCTACACCTGTGGCTGCACCTGAAGCTCCTGTCCCTGTTGCCATCCCAACTGTGGAAGCCACAAGAGATGCTGACGTTGCTGTGGGCGACCCTGCTACTGTGAAAGACACTGGTTCAACCCTCCTCATCCAGCAGACTCCAGAGGTGATCAGA GTCCAGTCCAAACTGGAGAAGAAACCAGGCACACCTCCACCAGCCCCTACCCTGAGCACAGTCACACCGCCCCCCACACCGCGCTCACCCAGCCCTCCTCCAGCTCCAGTGATAGtcagccctcctcctcctgccaTCAACATTCCCAGGTTCTACTACCCCCGTGGGCTCCCTGCCATGGGCCCGACCACCAACCACGACGCAGCCATTGCTGCCATAGAGACGGCCTTCACTGAGTTTGAGGAAGAAAAGGCTGACATATATGAAATGGGCAAGATCGCAAAG GCATGCGGGTGTCCACTTTACTGGAAGGCCCCCATGTTCTACTCAGCAGGTGGTGAGAGGACAGGCTTCGTCTCTGTTCACTCCTTCATTGCAACCTGGAGGAA GTTGTTGCACAGTTGTCACGATGATGCATCGAGGTTTATCTCCCTGCTAGCGAAACCCAGCTGTAGATACCTGGAGCAGGAGGACCTCATCCCTCTACTGCAG GACATAGTGGATACGCATCCTGGGCTCACATTTCTGAAGGATGCACCTGAATTCCATTCTCGCTACATAACAACG GTGATCCAGCGGATATTTTACGTGGTGAACCGTTCGTGGACAGGTCGTATGACCATGATGGAGCTACGCAGGAGCAACTTCCTACAGACCCTGGCcctgctggaggaggaggacgacatCAACCAGATTACAGATTACTTCTCCTACGAACACTTTTACGTCATCTACTGCAAGTTCTGGGAGCTAGACGCTGACCATGATCTCTACATTGATCCCAAAGACCTGGCGAGATACAATGACCATG CATCCTCAAACAGAATCATTGAAAGATTGTTTTCAGGGGCCGTTACTCG GGGTAACGCTGTGCAGAGGGAAGGCAGGATGAGCTACGCTGAGTTCGTCTGGTTCCTCATGTCTGAAGAAGACAAGAAAAATCCCACCAG TATAGAGTACTGGTTCCGCTGCATGGACTTGGATGGCGATGGCATCCTGTCCATGTTTGAGTTGGAGTATTTCTATGAGGAACAGTGTGAGAGGATGGAAAGGATGG